The Sphingomonas sanxanigenens DSM 19645 = NX02 genome includes a region encoding these proteins:
- a CDS encoding NAD(P)/FAD-dependent oxidoreductase, translating into MSGLAADGVPIWGAGAGAPPRPALAGGVRADVAIVGGGVAGLSTALHLARAGVDVMLLEGARIGAGATGTSAGVVAPQFVRTTPAKVVRRLGPDRGTALLRFVAQSGRHLFDMIDREGLACDARPTGFLAPAAGPGAAQRLGAVIEEWRAVRSDLRLLDATEVEQATGCRGYRAAIHDASGGAVDPLLLARGLADRAEQAGARLHEQSAVLAVEGRAGSWRLRTAGGEVLARTVILAANGGNAALRPELRGSVLPLPVCEVATEKLPADMRAAILPGGESMTDLETDVFSIRYAAGDRLVTAFPASDRLTHEAATAGVNARLATMLSIHRPLALDHVWQGTAWVNTDLLPRLVRVAEGLVAVQACNGRGLATNVLIGREVARCLGHLPGQPLLALEPPRRVSGFLIARHLPRLILAAGLATKKIRGAFVR; encoded by the coding sequence ATGAGCGGGCTCGCAGCGGATGGTGTGCCGATATGGGGGGCGGGGGCAGGGGCCCCACCACGGCCGGCGCTGGCGGGCGGGGTGCGCGCGGATGTCGCGATCGTCGGTGGCGGTGTCGCCGGCCTTTCGACCGCTCTGCACCTCGCGCGTGCCGGAGTCGATGTTATGCTGCTGGAGGGCGCGCGCATCGGCGCGGGGGCCACGGGCACCAGCGCCGGGGTGGTCGCGCCGCAGTTCGTTCGCACCACGCCTGCGAAGGTGGTGCGGCGGCTGGGGCCGGATCGCGGCACCGCACTGCTGCGATTCGTGGCGCAGAGCGGCCGGCATCTGTTCGACATGATCGATCGCGAAGGGTTGGCGTGCGACGCGCGGCCCACGGGCTTTCTCGCTCCGGCCGCAGGGCCGGGCGCAGCGCAACGGCTGGGCGCGGTGATCGAGGAATGGCGCGCGGTGCGCAGTGACCTGCGCCTGCTGGATGCGACCGAGGTGGAGCAGGCGACCGGCTGCCGGGGCTATCGCGCGGCGATCCACGATGCCAGCGGCGGCGCGGTCGATCCGCTGCTGCTCGCGCGCGGGCTGGCCGATCGTGCCGAACAGGCGGGCGCGCGGCTGCATGAGCAGAGCGCGGTGCTCGCGGTCGAAGGCCGCGCCGGCTCATGGCGGCTGCGCACCGCCGGCGGCGAGGTGCTCGCGCGCACCGTGATTCTCGCCGCAAATGGCGGCAATGCAGCGCTGCGCCCCGAATTGCGCGGATCTGTGCTGCCGCTGCCGGTGTGCGAGGTCGCCACCGAAAAACTGCCCGCGGACATGCGCGCGGCCATCCTGCCCGGTGGCGAGAGCATGACCGATCTGGAGACCGACGTCTTCTCGATCCGCTATGCTGCTGGCGACCGGCTCGTCACCGCCTTTCCCGCTTCCGACCGGCTGACGCATGAGGCGGCGACCGCCGGGGTCAATGCGCGGCTGGCAACGATGCTGTCGATCCACCGCCCGCTTGCGCTTGACCATGTCTGGCAGGGCACCGCCTGGGTGAACACCGATCTGCTGCCGCGCCTCGTCCGCGTTGCCGAGGGGCTGGTCGCCGTGCAGGCGTGCAACGGGCGCGGCCTAGCCACCAATGTGCTGATCGGCCGCGAGGTCGCGCGCTGCCTCGGCCATTTGCCGGGGCAGCCGCTGCTCGCGCTGGAGCCGCCGCGGAGGGTGAGCGGCTTCCTGATCGCGCGCCACCTGCCGCGACTCATCCTCGCCGCCGGGCTCGCCACCAAAAAGATCCGCGGCGCCTTCGTGCGCTGA
- a CDS encoding TonB-dependent receptor, with product MMLPGTRAHLSTTSLIGLAILSLAGASPASAQTEPAAEDAGTNSGDIVVTAERRSQNLQDVPASITAFDGNSLRDLRVTQVSDLSRLTPGLAVRVSGSTSDPQFTVRGIGMNNSETNQNPAVTTYLDEIALPSNAMLGVQLFDLERVEVLKGPQGTFYGRNTTGGAVNLITKRPTRELSVDARVDAGSLALREIEVGIGGPITSTLSARVAANSYQRHGWQDLIVSGPRHGDFGTRNGDLDRQAFRASLLWEPGTVFNALLVGDYSTTNDDAMAYQHTGNLKKDGSRTFCGYVATGIRDEANCGSYAIPRTGPGGTPVSGVQIFSDLQDDPRTAYASFVYGNQNDVDTGGVSLKMNADFGPVILTSVTGYRKYKRISTADDGSPYVLSDNYRDQRMSVFQQELRAGSGEGWGALSWIAGMYYTRDTNDDFVLFDQSDQFAYSAEFVSTYRQVTESLAAFAQVDYALTDQLTLTAGGRYTGERKEFSYDGSVIGSGAFPVPVQGYDNHINADRGTWRVSLKYEPSADLNLYANVSTGFKGGGFPGTIAFSVGQLTPFAPETITAYEGGVKAALFDRTVRLNTAFYYYDWKDFQATTQVNVSGVPLVILGTAGDARIYGVEGDISWYPVPSLMLRGGFNWNDAKIKNGRYDGQIPPNTPDISATGFARWEPKNLFGALTPYAQADVSYTSATFVALANAPTVKEPKAFFANARIGLKHDNGIEIAGWVRNLTDKLYRTSILGSGSASLPARATFNDPRTWGVSLGYHF from the coding sequence ATGATGCTACCAGGAACGCGCGCTCATCTTTCGACCACGAGCCTGATCGGGCTGGCCATCCTGTCTCTTGCCGGCGCATCGCCGGCATCGGCGCAGACCGAGCCCGCCGCCGAAGACGCCGGCACCAACAGCGGCGACATCGTCGTCACCGCCGAGCGCCGCAGCCAGAACCTGCAGGACGTGCCGGCATCGATCACCGCCTTCGACGGCAATTCGCTGCGCGACCTTCGCGTCACCCAGGTGAGCGATCTGTCGCGGCTGACGCCCGGTCTCGCGGTGCGCGTCTCGGGCTCGACCTCCGATCCGCAATTCACCGTGCGCGGCATCGGCATGAACAATTCGGAGACCAACCAGAATCCGGCGGTCACCACTTATCTCGACGAGATCGCGCTGCCCTCCAACGCGATGCTCGGCGTCCAGCTGTTCGATCTCGAGCGGGTCGAGGTCCTCAAGGGGCCGCAGGGCACCTTCTACGGCCGCAATACCACCGGCGGCGCGGTCAATCTGATCACCAAGCGCCCGACGCGCGAACTGAGCGTCGATGCGCGTGTGGATGCCGGCTCGCTGGCGCTGCGCGAGATCGAGGTGGGCATCGGCGGCCCGATCACCAGCACTTTGTCCGCGCGCGTCGCCGCCAATTCCTACCAGCGCCATGGCTGGCAGGATCTGATCGTGAGCGGCCCGCGCCACGGCGATTTCGGCACGCGCAACGGCGACCTCGACCGGCAGGCGTTCCGCGCGTCGTTGCTGTGGGAGCCCGGCACGGTGTTCAACGCGCTACTGGTGGGCGATTATTCGACCACCAACGACGATGCGATGGCCTATCAGCACACCGGCAACCTGAAGAAGGATGGCAGCCGCACCTTCTGCGGCTATGTCGCCACCGGCATCCGCGACGAGGCGAATTGCGGATCCTATGCGATCCCGCGCACCGGCCCCGGCGGCACTCCCGTCTCCGGCGTGCAGATCTTCTCGGACCTGCAGGACGATCCTCGCACCGCTTATGCCAGCTTCGTCTACGGCAACCAGAACGATGTCGATACCGGCGGCGTCTCGCTGAAAATGAACGCCGATTTCGGCCCGGTCATCCTCACCTCGGTCACCGGCTACCGCAAATACAAGCGGATCAGCACCGCCGATGACGGCTCCCCCTATGTGCTGAGCGACAATTATCGCGACCAGCGCATGAGCGTGTTCCAGCAGGAATTGCGCGCGGGATCGGGCGAAGGCTGGGGCGCGCTGAGCTGGATCGCTGGCATGTATTATACCCGCGACACCAATGATGATTTCGTGCTGTTCGACCAGAGCGACCAGTTCGCCTATTCGGCCGAGTTCGTTTCCACCTATCGTCAGGTGACCGAGTCATTGGCTGCCTTCGCGCAGGTCGATTATGCGCTGACGGACCAACTCACCTTGACCGCCGGCGGGCGCTATACCGGCGAGCGCAAAGAGTTTTCCTATGACGGCTCGGTGATCGGATCGGGCGCCTTCCCGGTGCCTGTGCAGGGCTACGACAACCATATCAACGCCGATCGCGGCACGTGGCGCGTCTCGCTGAAATATGAGCCCAGCGCCGATCTCAACCTCTATGCGAACGTCAGTACCGGATTCAAGGGCGGCGGCTTTCCCGGCACGATCGCCTTCTCGGTGGGCCAGCTCACCCCGTTCGCGCCGGAGACGATCACCGCCTATGAAGGCGGCGTGAAAGCGGCGCTGTTCGATCGCACGGTGCGCCTCAACACCGCCTTCTATTATTATGACTGGAAGGATTTCCAGGCGACCACGCAGGTCAATGTCTCGGGCGTGCCGCTGGTCATCCTCGGCACCGCCGGCGATGCCCGCATCTATGGCGTGGAAGGGGATATCAGCTGGTATCCGGTGCCCTCGCTGATGCTGCGCGGCGGCTTCAACTGGAACGACGCGAAGATCAAGAACGGCCGCTACGACGGCCAGATCCCGCCCAACACGCCGGATATCTCGGCCACCGGCTTCGCCCGCTGGGAACCGAAAAACCTGTTCGGTGCGCTGACCCCCTATGCGCAGGCGGACGTCAGCTACACCAGCGCCACCTTCGTCGCGCTCGCCAATGCGCCGACGGTGAAGGAGCCCAAGGCCTTCTTCGCCAACGCCCGCATCGGCCTGAAGCATGACAATGGCATCGAGATCGCCGGCTGGGTGCGCAACCTGACCGACAAGCTCTACCGCACCTCGATCCTCGGCTCGGGCTCCGCCTCGCTGCCGGCGCGCGCCACCTTCAACGATCCGCGCACGTGGGGCGTCAGCCTCGGCTACCACTTCTAG